Proteins encoded in a region of the Paenibacillus sp. E222 genome:
- a CDS encoding helix-hairpin-helix domain-containing protein produces the protein MRWNKGMTIVAAVVGCILILWSGKSEQPPSGWEPMQLATEKPTIEQETPAVQSATLVQEQTKASDADQRPSTAEAPVETNRVDDTGGKVADQTVAGNQTDVSTVGTQTKSEATVVSPDNNQVLVSNEAVDNGKIDVNTAPAAKLMDLPGIGEKKAQAIIDYRNSHGPFTKVSDLTKVKGIGMKMLEKMAPYVQIR, from the coding sequence ATGAGATGGAACAAGGGGATGACCATTGTTGCAGCAGTGGTCGGATGTATACTGATATTATGGTCGGGCAAAAGTGAACAGCCGCCTTCTGGCTGGGAACCTATGCAGCTCGCCACCGAGAAGCCGACGATAGAGCAGGAAACCCCTGCTGTACAGTCGGCTACTTTGGTTCAGGAACAAACGAAGGCTTCCGATGCAGACCAGCGACCGTCAACAGCAGAGGCCCCTGTAGAGACTAATCGGGTTGATGACACAGGAGGGAAAGTGGCTGATCAGACAGTTGCTGGCAACCAAACGGACGTTTCTACTGTTGGAACTCAAACGAAATCGGAGGCAACGGTGGTTTCACCTGACAATAACCAAGTGTTGGTGAGCAATGAAGCAGTCGACAATGGCAAAATTGATGTCAATACAGCTCCGGCAGCGAAGCTGATGGACCTTCCTGGAATCGGGGAGAAAAAGGCGCAAGCCATTATTGATTATCGTAATTCCCATGGTCCTTTTACCAAAGTCAGCGATCTGACCAAAGTGAAAGGAATCGGAATGAAGATGCTGGAGAAAATGGCTCCTTATGTGCAGATCAGGTAA
- the comER gene encoding late competence protein ComER has product MKVGFIGTGSMGSLLIYALIQSGALEPRQIAASNRTPSKVRQLSLRYPGLHESQSNRETVIRSNIIFLCVKPLEFKHVIDDILPVVNPNHIIVSITSPVQLRHLESSLPCKVSKVIPSVTHQVGSGASLCIHGERMTNEDRAVLEGLLSHIGRPYQVDEACTRITSDFSSCGPAFISFFLEQWIESAVKLTDIKRADACALAGEMLLGTGKLLTEGGYTPQELQARVAVPGGITAQALALLRVNLNGVFDSLIQTTHDKYDEDLLKLDELFKAGEINRQQY; this is encoded by the coding sequence ATGAAGGTTGGATTTATCGGAACCGGCAGCATGGGCAGCCTGCTGATCTATGCCTTGATTCAATCCGGTGCACTTGAGCCACGGCAGATCGCCGCCAGCAATAGAACCCCTTCCAAAGTACGGCAGTTATCCCTCCGTTACCCCGGTCTGCATGAATCACAGAGCAACCGGGAAACCGTCATCCGCAGCAATATCATCTTTTTGTGCGTGAAGCCACTTGAATTCAAACATGTCATTGACGACATCCTGCCTGTCGTGAATCCCAATCATATAATCGTCTCGATCACCAGTCCCGTGCAGCTGCGCCATCTGGAATCTTCACTTCCTTGCAAAGTCTCCAAAGTTATCCCCAGCGTTACGCACCAGGTCGGCAGCGGAGCGTCCCTGTGTATTCACGGTGAGCGAATGACTAACGAAGACCGCGCTGTGCTGGAAGGGCTGCTCAGTCATATCGGCAGACCCTATCAAGTGGATGAAGCCTGTACCCGGATCACATCCGACTTCTCCAGCTGCGGACCTGCATTCATATCGTTCTTTCTGGAGCAATGGATTGAGAGTGCCGTCAAGCTAACTGATATCAAACGAGCCGACGCCTGCGCTCTTGCCGGCGAGATGCTCCTGGGAACAGGCAAGCTGCTCACCGAAGGAGGATACACCCCGCAAGAACTTCAGGCTCGCGTGGCTGTACCTGGCGGCATCACCGCACAGGCACTTGCCCTGCTAAGGGTAAATCTGAATGGTGTTTTTGACAGTCTGATCCAGACGACTCATGACAAATATGATGAAGATTTGTTGAAGCTGGATGAATTATTCAAAGCCGGTGAGATTAACCGGCAACAATATTAA
- the leuS gene encoding leucine--tRNA ligase — translation MSENQQPKHGYKPQVMEKSWQQYWDDNKTFKTGEDPAKPKFYALDMFPYPSGSGLHVGHPEGYTATDIVSRFKRMRGFNVLHPMGWDAFGLPAEQHALDTGEHPRHITFRNIDNFRRQIKSLGFSYDWDREISTTDPDYYKWTQWIFIQLYNKGLAYVDEVPVNWCEALGTVLANEEVIDGKSERGGHPVVRKPMRQWVLRITEYAERLLEDLEELDWSESIKDMQRNWIGKSTGAEVTFAIEGHEEVIKVFTTRADTLFGASYAVLAPEHELVEVITTAEQREAIKAYQEQAARKSDLERTDLAKDKTGVFTGTYAINPVNGAKVPIWIADYVLAGYGTGAIMAVPGHDARDWEFAKQFGLDIIEVVQGGDVTQEAYSGDGPHVNSDFLNGLNNEEAIAKMIAWLEENGKGQGKTTYRLRDWLFSRQRYWGEPIPILHLEDGTMKTVPEDQLPLLLPDIDQIKPSGTGESPLANVTEWVNTVDPETGMKARRETNTMPQWAGSCWYYLRFIDPHNDKELISQEKQQQWLPVDLYIGGAEHAVLHLLYARFWHKVLYDLGVVHTKEPFHKLVNQGMILGTNNEKMSKSRGNVINPDEIVNEFGADTLRLYEMFMGPLEATKPWNANGVEGMHRFLSRVWRLFINEDTGAINDKITSDGGTDEFKRTAHKTIKKVTEDLEHLRFNTAISQLMIFINDAYKADTLPREAMENFVQLLSPLAPHMAEELWSRLGHEGGISYVAWPEYDESMTVDAEVEIVVQVNGKIVTRATIAKDLDAQGMQDFTMELAPVKQALEGKTIRKVIAVPGKLVNIVAG, via the coding sequence ATGAGTGAGAATCAACAGCCGAAACACGGCTACAAGCCACAAGTTATGGAGAAAAGCTGGCAGCAATACTGGGATGACAATAAAACGTTTAAAACGGGTGAGGACCCGGCTAAACCGAAGTTTTATGCCCTGGATATGTTTCCGTATCCATCTGGCTCAGGCCTGCACGTAGGTCACCCGGAAGGATACACGGCAACGGATATCGTATCCCGTTTCAAACGTATGCGCGGCTTCAATGTATTGCATCCAATGGGTTGGGACGCTTTCGGCCTGCCTGCTGAGCAGCATGCATTGGATACTGGTGAGCATCCACGACATATTACCTTCCGCAATATTGACAATTTCCGTCGCCAGATCAAATCACTCGGTTTCTCTTATGACTGGGATCGGGAGATCAGTACAACAGACCCTGACTACTACAAATGGACGCAATGGATCTTCATCCAATTGTACAATAAAGGCCTGGCTTACGTAGATGAAGTACCTGTGAACTGGTGCGAAGCTTTGGGTACGGTACTGGCGAACGAAGAAGTTATCGACGGTAAGAGTGAGCGTGGTGGACATCCGGTCGTTCGTAAACCGATGCGCCAATGGGTATTGAGAATTACGGAATATGCAGAGCGTTTGCTGGAAGACCTGGAAGAGCTGGACTGGTCGGAAAGTATCAAGGATATGCAGCGCAACTGGATCGGTAAATCAACCGGGGCGGAAGTTACTTTTGCCATTGAGGGTCATGAAGAAGTTATTAAAGTGTTTACGACACGTGCAGATACTTTGTTTGGCGCAAGTTATGCTGTATTGGCACCTGAGCATGAGCTGGTGGAAGTCATTACAACGGCTGAACAGCGTGAAGCAATCAAGGCATATCAGGAACAGGCTGCTCGTAAAAGCGATCTGGAACGCACCGATTTGGCTAAAGACAAAACGGGTGTGTTCACAGGAACTTATGCAATCAATCCGGTAAACGGAGCGAAGGTGCCTATCTGGATCGCCGATTATGTTCTGGCTGGATACGGCACAGGGGCGATCATGGCTGTTCCGGGACATGACGCTCGTGACTGGGAGTTTGCGAAACAGTTTGGTCTGGACATCATCGAGGTTGTACAGGGTGGCGACGTGACACAAGAAGCGTATTCCGGAGACGGACCACATGTGAACTCTGATTTCCTGAACGGATTGAACAACGAAGAAGCGATTGCGAAGATGATTGCCTGGTTGGAAGAGAACGGAAAGGGACAAGGCAAAACGACCTACCGTCTGCGTGACTGGTTGTTCAGCCGTCAGCGTTACTGGGGTGAGCCAATCCCGATTCTGCATCTGGAAGATGGGACGATGAAGACGGTGCCGGAAGATCAACTGCCTTTGCTGCTGCCGGATATTGACCAGATCAAACCTTCGGGCACGGGCGAATCACCACTGGCGAATGTTACAGAATGGGTGAACACGGTAGATCCGGAAACGGGAATGAAAGCTCGTCGCGAGACGAACACAATGCCACAATGGGCCGGTAGCTGCTGGTATTATCTGCGCTTTATCGATCCACACAATGACAAGGAACTGATCTCTCAAGAGAAACAGCAGCAGTGGCTGCCGGTTGATCTGTACATCGGGGGAGCAGAGCACGCGGTGCTTCACTTGCTGTACGCTCGTTTCTGGCATAAAGTGTTGTATGATCTGGGTGTGGTGCATACCAAAGAGCCGTTCCACAAACTGGTCAACCAAGGTATGATCCTGGGAACCAACAATGAGAAGATGAGTAAATCCCGTGGTAATGTTATTAACCCGGATGAGATCGTCAATGAATTCGGTGCGGATACATTGCGTCTGTACGAAATGTTCATGGGGCCTTTGGAGGCTACAAAACCGTGGAACGCTAACGGGGTTGAAGGTATGCACCGCTTCCTGTCACGTGTATGGCGTCTGTTCATCAATGAAGATACAGGTGCAATCAACGACAAGATCACATCAGATGGTGGAACCGATGAGTTCAAGCGCACTGCACACAAGACAATCAAAAAAGTTACAGAGGATCTGGAACATCTGCGTTTCAACACAGCGATCAGCCAGTTGATGATTTTCATCAACGATGCATACAAAGCAGATACGCTGCCGCGTGAAGCCATGGAGAACTTTGTACAGCTGTTGTCACCGCTGGCACCGCATATGGCGGAGGAACTGTGGAGCCGTCTCGGTCATGAAGGTGGAATCTCTTATGTAGCTTGGCCGGAGTATGATGAGTCCATGACGGTGGACGCCGAAGTGGAAATTGTTGTTCAAGTGAACGGCAAAATTGTAACCCGTGCTACGATCGCGAAGGATCTGGACGCACAGGGCATGCAGGACTTTACAATGGAACTGGCACCTGTGAAACAGGCACTGGAAGGCAAGACCATTCGCAAGGTCATTGCCGTTCCAGGCAAACTCGTTAATATTGTTGCCGGTTAA
- a CDS encoding phosphotransferase family protein has translation MESTYKTRLTSEQLDGIVQQHFNTGIQEYKEMIDGWANHAYFITKNDGQKVVLKIAPSNGIKLMRCEQHVMVAEVEALRLAAELQDVPVPRVLAYDPSLTLVSAEYFIMEYMPGKPYNKVKDQYSAAEQESIEQQLGAYNRRINEIKGEKFGYFSSKKPHYTTWKEAFLSLMDDMLADGKAAGVELSIRYEELERLIQQKSDVLDDVKEPVLVHWDLWDGNVFVEAGQITAIIDFERSLWADPLMEHYFSHFNNTPGFLKGYGRAVTTDSERKRRSLYDLYFDLALRIECPYRQYDNKEHIQWAIDNLEEGIQRFQSS, from the coding sequence ATGGAAAGTACCTACAAAACAAGGCTGACTTCCGAGCAGTTAGACGGAATTGTGCAGCAGCATTTTAACACAGGTATCCAAGAATACAAAGAGATGATCGACGGCTGGGCAAACCATGCTTATTTTATCACCAAGAACGACGGACAGAAGGTAGTACTTAAAATAGCTCCTTCTAATGGCATTAAGCTGATGCGCTGTGAACAGCATGTCATGGTTGCTGAGGTTGAGGCATTGCGACTCGCGGCAGAACTTCAGGATGTACCCGTTCCCCGGGTATTGGCCTATGATCCATCGCTCACCCTAGTATCGGCAGAATATTTTATTATGGAGTACATGCCAGGAAAGCCATACAACAAAGTCAAAGATCAGTACAGTGCAGCAGAGCAGGAATCCATAGAGCAGCAGCTGGGTGCATACAATCGTCGGATCAATGAAATTAAAGGGGAGAAGTTTGGTTACTTTTCCTCAAAGAAACCGCATTATACGACGTGGAAAGAAGCTTTCCTGAGCCTGATGGATGATATGCTTGCAGATGGCAAAGCAGCGGGTGTGGAATTGTCAATTCGTTATGAGGAGCTGGAGCGTTTAATTCAACAGAAATCGGATGTGCTGGATGATGTCAAAGAGCCAGTGCTTGTGCATTGGGATTTGTGGGATGGGAATGTATTCGTGGAGGCTGGGCAAATCACGGCGATTATCGATTTTGAACGTTCCCTTTGGGCAGATCCTCTGATGGAGCACTACTTCAGTCATTTTAATAATACGCCGGGATTCCTCAAAGGCTATGGAAGAGCAGTTACAACAGACAGTGAACGGAAAAGAAGAAGTTTATATGATCTGTACTTTGATCTGGCGCTGAGAATCGAGTGTCCGTATCGTCAATACGATAACAAGGAACACATTCAGTGGGCGATTGATAATCTAGAAGAAGGAATCCAGCGATTCCAGTCGTCTTAA
- a CDS encoding class I SAM-dependent methyltransferase produces the protein MSYRKFAYVYDELMEDMPYPDWIRFARTAWERHGMPKSVAELGCGTGSITIPLVNSGFEVTGIDLSADMLSVARSKMEATPQGHRLYREGSVRWVQQDMRDWRVPEPVDSVISFCDCVNYLLEKEDVVRTFQRTYEMLKPEGTFLFDVHHPNTLIRYEEEQPFVLDERSVSYIWTCDMDHDRCEIEHHLSIFSRVAESGKDMYQRFEEVHVQRAYDPDWMKLELTKAGFRDVCVYADFEWKEAGEGAQRLFYVAVK, from the coding sequence ATGTCTTACCGGAAATTTGCCTATGTGTACGATGAATTAATGGAGGATATGCCTTATCCGGACTGGATAAGGTTTGCGAGAACGGCTTGGGAACGACATGGCATGCCGAAAAGTGTGGCTGAACTGGGCTGTGGAACCGGCTCAATTACGATCCCACTGGTGAACTCCGGCTTCGAAGTTACAGGTATTGACCTGTCGGCGGACATGTTGTCTGTTGCGCGCAGTAAAATGGAGGCCACGCCTCAAGGTCACCGCTTATATCGGGAAGGCAGTGTCCGCTGGGTGCAGCAGGATATGCGGGACTGGAGAGTACCGGAGCCTGTGGACTCGGTGATATCGTTCTGTGATTGCGTGAATTATTTGCTTGAAAAAGAGGATGTCGTTCGTACCTTTCAGCGTACTTACGAGATGCTGAAGCCGGAGGGCACATTCCTGTTCGATGTACATCACCCGAATACCCTTATTCGATACGAAGAGGAGCAACCATTTGTGTTGGACGAGCGCTCTGTATCGTATATTTGGACCTGTGATATGGATCATGATCGGTGTGAGATTGAGCATCATCTAAGTATCTTTTCGCGTGTGGCCGAGAGCGGGAAGGATATGTACCAACGTTTTGAAGAGGTTCATGTTCAGCGTGCGTATGATCCGGACTGGATGAAGCTCGAGCTGACGAAGGCTGGCTTCAGAGATGTATGTGTATATGCTGATTTTGAGTGGAAAGAGGCGGGAGAAGGCGCACAGCGTCTATTCTACGTAGCCGTGAAATAG